The following are from one region of the Populus trichocarpa isolate Nisqually-1 chromosome 8, P.trichocarpa_v4.1, whole genome shotgun sequence genome:
- the LOC18101808 gene encoding stigma-specific STIG1-like protein 4, with amino-acid sequence MLCYDANVKYLWSFILFLLVVAPDEVVAADRFGSPEPDTPTHLNFFRSALRGRQRVLSCADDPRVCVDRGKNPWGGSTCCFRKFCKDTLRDSDNCGACGQTCAYGFVCCDGKCVDIRNDPRHCGSCFQECPGQGRCSFAMCDYSG; translated from the coding sequence ATGTTATGCTATGATGCCAATGTCAAATACCTGTGGTCTTTCATCTTGTTTCTGTTAGTTGTAGCTCCCGACGAGGTTGTCGCTGCCGACCGGTTTGGTTCGCCAGAGCCGGACACTCCTACACACCTGAACTTCTTCCGGTCGGCATTGCGGGGGAGGCAAAGAGTTTTGTCATGTGCCGATGATCCTAGAGTGTGTGTGGATCGCGGGAAGAACCCATGGGGAGGCAGCACATGTTGCTTCAGGAAATTCTGCAAGGATACCTTGAGGGATTCGGACAATTGTGGGGCATGTGGGCAGACATGTGCTTATGGATTTGTTTGCTGCGATGGAAAGTGTGTTGATATTCGAAATGATCCACGCCATTGTGGTTCTTGTTTTCAGGAGTGTCCTGGACAAGGTAGGTGCTCCTTTGCAATGTGTGATTATAGTGGATGA
- the LOC18101807 gene encoding uncharacterized protein LOC18101807, protein MFQERHRQHLGPPHGILLAVVVSIVVLAPFIFGDQGQAITEAFAELLSPMGLLLLPIILLLTIQFLSSDRGSFVSTIFFTGEPESIHRVSGSPVGVALFLVLILFLLYNRLSIFGGGDDSAD, encoded by the coding sequence atgtttCAAGAGAGACATCGTCAACATCTTGGTCCGCCCCATGGAATACTACTAGCAGTAGTAGTATCCATAGTGGTGCTAGCTCCATTCATCTTTGGTGACCAAGGTCAAGCCATAACTGAGGCTTTTGCTGAGCTTTTAAGTCCAATGGGTCTGTTACTCTTGCCCATTATCCTTCTCTTGACCATCCAGTTCCTTTCTTCTGATCGTGGCTCGTTTGTCTCCACTATCTTCTTTACTGGTGAGCCTGAGTCCATCCACCGAGTTAGTGGATCGCCTGTTGGTGTTGCGCTGTTTCTTGTTCTGATCTTGTTCTTACTTTATAATCGTCTGTCCATTTTCGGTGGTGGTGATGATTCCGCTGATTAA